From Rhododendron vialii isolate Sample 1 chromosome 10a, ASM3025357v1, the proteins below share one genomic window:
- the LOC131302493 gene encoding protein trichome birefringence-like 34 — MEAKQKRIRPCGSGGGIRCSIHGLTTIFVFYALVFFTAREKKMVVLDVEKGGKCDLSAGKWVYDDSNSSNYPSYKTQECSYMDDGMACEKFGRKDLNYQHWRWQPHDCDLPGFNAEAMLEMLRGKRLVFVGDSLNRNQWVSMVCLVDASIPLAQKSLNFELNGSLFTFKATEYNASIDFYWAPLLLESNCDGPYNHRIKERIVRVHAIEKHARHWTNADILVFNSYIWWTSHKMKIQWGSFESPGEVDGDYLEAQRIYEMALKTWSDWLETRVNRTKTRLFFVSFSPTHERAEEWGKPADQNCYNETEPISKEGYWGRGSDPKMMGIDPKMMQIVEKSVFELQKKGVEIQILNITQLSKYRKDAHSSIYKRHWSPPTKEQLGKPKTYADCMHWCLPGVPDVWNELLYAHLKKY; from the exons ATGGAAGCTAAGCAGAAAAGAATCAGACCCTGTGGCAGCGGAGGGGGAATCAGGTGCAGCATTCATGGCCTTACAACAATCTTTGTTTTCTATGCGTTAGTATTTTTCACAgcaagagagaagaaaatggtaGTGTTAGATGTCGAAAAGGGTGGGAAATGCGATTTGTCTGCGGGAAAGTGGGTATACGATGATAGTAATAGCTCTAATTACCCTTCATACAAAACTCAAGAATGCTCATACATGGATGATGGAATGGCTTGTGAAAAGTTTGGGAGAAAGGACCTCAACTATCAGCATTGGAGATGGCAGCCTCATGACTGTGATCTTcccgg GTTCAATGCAGAAGCAATGTTGGAGATGCTAAGAGGCAAAAGGCTTGTGTTTGTTGGGGATTCACTGAACAGGAACCAATGGGTCTCAATGGTCTGCCTCGTCGATGCTTCAATTCCTCTGGCTCAGAAGTCTCTGAACTTTGAACTCAATGGCTCCTTATTTACCTTCAAGGCTACT GAATATAACGCCTCGATTGATTTTTACTGGGCTCCGTTGCTGCTGGAATCGAACTGTGATGGTCCGTACAACCATCGTATAAAAGAGAGAATTGTCCGAGTCCACGCGATTGAGAAGCACGCTAGGCACTGGACTAACGCGGACATATTGGTCTTCAATTCTTACATATGGTGGACGTCGCATAAAATGAAAATTCA GTGGGGATCGTTTGAAAGCCCCGGTGAAGTCGATGGAGATTATTTAGAAGCGCAACGAATCTATGAGATGGCTCTGAAGACTTGGTCGGATTGGTTGGAAACTCGTGTCAATCGCACCAAGACCAGATTGTTTTTCGTTAGCTTCTCACCCACTCACGAACG GGCCGAAGAATGGGGGAAGCCTGCAGACCAAAACTGCTACAACGAAACCGAGCCAATTTCGAAAGAAGGGTATTGGGGACGCGGATCAGATCCTAAAATGATGGGAATTGATCCTAAGATGATGCAAATCGTGGAGAAATCAGTATTCGAATTACAGAAAAAAGGTGTGGAGATACAAATTCTCAACATAACACAGCTCTCAAAGTACCGAAAAGACGCTCATTCGTCAATTTATAAGAGGCACTGGAGTCCTCCTACCAAAGAACAATTAGGGAAACCCAAGACCTATGCAGATTGTATGCATTGGTGTCTTCCTGGAGTTCCTGATGTTTGGAATGAACTCCTCTATGCCCaccttaaaaaatattga